ATGTCCCCAAGTTTCCTGTTATGTGAAATCGAAGTGAACTAACATGAGAATGTTATTGTTGATTAGAAACATGGGAGACTATGCCGAGGTTCACGGACCCTACAGAGCAAATCGCGGGTATTCAGGGGGGCTCGGCAACTCGCTGCAGCCTCTACAAGTCCACAACGGTCTGTCTAATCCACCGCGTGCGTCCACCCTGAGGGAATGTGAGCTCATCATCCGTCAGTTGTACAACACCAACCGTTTACAGTCCCAGCAAGTGAGGCTCACATTTCAAAGCCTTTGCCATGCATTGTGTGTCTCAACTCACGGCAACATTTGTGCGTCTTCCAGATTGTGCGCTACAAGGAGTTGCTGAAAGATATTGTGCTCAACAAGAGAATCACCCCCGAAAACTACAACCTGACCAAAGCCTTCCTTGCGGATGATATTTGGTAAGGTATCAGAAAGCGTCGCTGTGTTAGCCGTGACGTGGAAATGGTAAATTTCCAATCGAAGCgatttttttgcagcaaattCTCTGACAACACATTTCCGAAACTGGAtctgaaaacagaaaaaacgTAAGTGattctcattttatttgtcCTTACATGTGTGTTTGAATGAAGGGATAGGAATTaaaacttgttttctttttaaatacaattatttgatgaatcaacaaaatagatgacgTTACTTGATTATCAAAATGATCATTAATTGCAGCCCTACTTGACTATATTTGACTTCAAACACTTCAATGCACCTTTCCATATccaagtgtggaaaaaaaaaacactttggtgTTTAAAAATATCTCTTAAATACTTTTGTAGACAAGTCAGGTACTATTTTAGTCAAGTGGAAGCCTGAAAAAGAATCAGCGACTGTTTTGGTCTTGCCATCTGCCTCCAGTCTACGTTCTAGTTAggaattgtgtttttgtcctcCCCCAGGACCGCCATTGCCCTCCCGGCGCTCACGCAGGGCCTCAACTCATCTGTGGCGGAGCGCCAGAGACGGAATCGCGCCGTGCACAGAAGCCACGTCAAGGGCACGGTGCGATGAGATGATCCAGATGCTCACCTCTCAGCTGCAACTTCGGGGACATGCAAAGTCAGTGTccgtgtgatgtcacagatcaaacagccaatcaaaaaGCCGTGGAAGAACCGAGAGAAATGTTTTCGCTGGGTAGAAGCTTGTAAACGGCAGAGATTTACAGTACCTAATGTCACCAaagacacatatatatatatatcattgtcaattattctcaaagcatcccctgatcttaagccccCCAAAAGAGCTACGAAAAACTCCCAAAAACCCtactaaaaaaaatcattttatttaatcgtatttatatatttatcataaatgtatcatttattcatattacCTTACCATACTACcatataaccctaaccctaaatatttctgacacgtcacTGGTCCGTAGCTTTCCATTCGCTTGTGAGCTACTCCATCATACCATATTCATTCCGGGTATTGAGAGCCAGGCTTCCTTAGTGGAGTTGTTGGTCCTCTGGGATCTCACCCCCAGCAACACAGGTTTCAATTTTGGTGGGGcctaaaaaaattattatgccCTGCatttgactaggggtgtaacgatacatcgatacgcatcgattaatcgatataatgctctacgatttattggcatcgatgctaaaggtaaacatcgatttatatcgccgtgtttgacctcggacattagacgccactttattttgaaatccagttcattgttgcttgcttcctctctccgggagcagtgcgcccggcgttgttgtgttgtgagcagagcacgcgcgtgaaaggggaggcgacaactagtacgcggctcctgggctgctgctatattttatttattaaaaaaaaaaaaatcgatcgtagagcactatatcgcgacatatcgtgaatgaatcgcagcaggctttaagatatcggcaaatatcgtatcgtagttctttatatcgatattatatcgtagcgtgaaaaaacccgccatttacacccctacatttgacccatccccatgtgatcgaGGCTTCTGTAGTGTGGTGGTTTGTCTTCTGGGCTTTCACTCCAGCGACATGGGTTTGAGTCTGGGTCCagcctaaaaaataaatttgcaacacagttgaTCGTGTATTTCCCCATTTAACCATCCACCTCCCTGAAGCTTAGGGTTGGGTTTAGAGCTAAGGTTAGGTTTAGAGCTAGTGTTTGGGTTAGagctggggctagggttagcgttagagctagggttaaggtaagagttagagctagggttagaactAGAGCTAGCGTTAGGattagagggttagggttaggattagggttagagctaggtttagggtttgggctagggttagggttagggttagggttagggttagcagaCCCCgagcaggggtcgggaacctttttgacTAAGAGAGCCATGAAAGcaaaaaattgggaaatttatttcAGTGAGAGCCATATcatatattttaaaagtgaattcaACTAAATGTCAGTATAATAAGCCTCTCgaatttattcttttaaataatgttGTTATAACACTCATCATTACAGAACAGTTCTTGCCGACAGAGGCATGTCTTGTATCCGTTTGATTATCTTGTCTTCAAAgtccgctttattgtcaatctcttcacatgtcaagacagacaaagaaatcgaaatgacattttctctatcccacggtgacgagacatattacacgatagacatacaagtaaacgacacaatacaaaaacaagaaggcacaaacattaaataataagaatgttgaataaataataaataaacagataacacaataaataagaggagcaaaacggagccagtgtgcatacagcagacagtaagcgtagcgcaaaagtacaggacgctttgTTCGGAAGATCATGAAAAAATTCATTGGCTACATCCAGCATGAACGTTTTAGCATACTcgccaatattttattttatctgcgagccatatgcaatcatcaaaagagccacatctggctcgcgagccataggttcccgacccctgggtTAGTGCTAGGGTTAGCTCGCCATTTTCTCGACTCGTACTCGCACTCTTAGGGTTAGCTCTAAGccttaccctaaccctagctctaaccctaaccctagccacagctctaaccctaacactagctctaaacctaaccctagctcttaacCTAACCCTAAGCTTTGGGGAGGtgtgccgtttttttccgtgtatagtgcgcccccgtgtgtagtacgcacccctaaaaatggcatgctgatgctggaaaaaagcttgtacccatgtacaattttttttttttttttaagtcccaatgatcgtcacacacgcagggaggcaatgggtcccatttttagtctttggtatggtcttaactaggctggatgtcattttttttgttgccgttgatttctccgactgcccgtaaacgcaccaccgcgtctgatacgagagcattgcggtcgcatggagcgtgtttgaagtgaacagcagagaagaaaggaacaaggcaaagtgttgtgaaataaaatattacctgtaatacggatttaggtagagaactgaactctcgctctttatatagctgacgtgtcttgcgcatccgttctgggcatctgtaatggcggcctccgtatgatatccggtttgcggtgacagagccgtcgctgaaatttagaagatatttttaaagtcctgatctaaaatttaagtggacctcagtgcgcactgcgcagggagcttaatttggtgtggtcgcgcaaccgcagcgcgccgggcgttcactgtcgcattgcttaaagagcgagcgcctttgtgttttaggatgaacagcagagaccaaaggaacaaggcaaagtgttgtgaaataaaatattacctgtaatacgcattttgttatttgctgattgaaactgctaattaaactgtgaattgaaactaataggaagaaaacaactctcgctctttatatagctgacgtgtcttgcgcatccgttctgtgcattttatttcacaacactttgcctttcttctctgctgttcacttcagacactctcgtatcagacgcttgctcgatcaccttggggggcgcggtgctattcctggggggggcgcgtgtgaccctggggaacaggctttttttttggcagtactagaataaagtgtaattgcgcgtttactacagcagggggcagtggcgctctcattgttacttctgtgacgtttgcgacagtgcaacattttacgacttacaagacaagttaggatagtcacggtggggaggggggggcgcgaatagttttcttcttgctagggggggggcgtaacagaaaataattgagaagcactggtttacgggcagtcggagaaatcaacgccaacaaaaaaaattacatccagcctagttaagaccataccaaagactataagaatgggacccattgcctccctacgtgtgtgacgagcattgggacttaaaaaaaaaaaaaaaaaaattaaaaaaaattttgtacccatgtataatgcgcaccccagatttgaggacaataaattagttaaattttgcgcactatacacggaaaaaaacactatGGTTAGTTATATGGGGCACGAGCCACTAGTGTTGCAAGTTTATTTTTTCGGCCACACCCAGATTCAAACCTGTgtcgctggggtgagagcccagaggacTAACCACTCCACTACGGAGGCCtcgatcacatggggatgggtcaaatgcagggcGTAATAATTTTTTTGGGCCCCACCAAACTTGAAACCCGTGTTGCtgggggtgagagcccagaggacCAACAACTCCACTAAGGAAGCCTGGCTCTCAATACCCGGAATGAATATGGTTTGATGGAGTAACTCACAAGCGAATGGTCAACCTTTATTTACgccagggaaaaatcatggccaaagcttaattgaaagtgaaaagtgccacacccgccctcacccccactttctgtttgatctgtgatgtcacacggacactcctttaggtacgTCGCCATTTTCAAGCGTACCTAAAAACACCTCAGTTCATTAGAGAAAAATgatggccaaagctgaactgaaagtgaaaagtgccacacccgccctcacctgtTGCTGTAACGTCacacagttaaccaaatgtccaatttttgctatttaaaaactactacaagtgttataaaatcaagatcacccaaagagaagcatcatctccccgttgttgcatcccTTCATGTATATAAGTTAGCCGTGCATTAAAGAAGTGTTGTTTCAGTGAgttgttctttctttccttggcaaatcgcaTTTCGACATTCTGACTTcatatagttcacgccaggagggagacgcaacacctTCACTGACTAatccgttgatgcacaagaaggcatttcactcattgactcgtccGCAAAGTCCGGATTCGTTCCctgactgatccgttctcgcgatgaactggaaatgcaaaccacacaagttacgtcactgactcgtaaagtccctcctccatctaacgctcgctggctgattttcttcttcgttttgttttacggcgaggtagcaccagcttcaatgggcatcactttaggaagtgattcgttaactctcgttcactgaaaagattcgttctttttgaaCGAATTGTTCACTCACAAGCCAACACTATTTGAAATCTTTTTGACATTTCAGCGAGCTTACATTAAGAGAGGGAGGAAACGCAGCAAATACCTCACGTGCAGAGGTGCAGGTGTTACCTCGAGGAGGCGGAGCTCGGCAAATAAAGTTGATAGTAATCATACCAACTTTGACCTTGCCCTTTATGTTTTGCCGTGAATGTTTGATGGGATTCCTTTTGTTTGTAGCGCATTTAGTATTTGCATTAGGTCCATTAACATGCACTGAGAGCTGCACAGCTGCAGCCACAAGGGAAATGATGACTGAAACCTCGAAAACCAAAGGAGCCAGCCACATTTCcttgtttttttcatcttctATCTGGCATGCGATTAGATGGCATGTCATGCTAATTCACTTATCTAACGTGTTTCTTTTCAGCGCCGGTTCTATTGGGtttttggattttttctttACACCATTTGTTGGAATCATtgaagtaaagccttgtcattgatgagtttatggctttcctttcatctaggttctttctcttgagtgacttttgatctctgtcagccatatgtgtccttcctgtccttatgttatctgtgtgtttttgttcctgtaagaggtaaacacagtttgacgtGGTTGCGTAcgagttatcccatatttactcaagtcttgttcaagggtttcggacaagtcactcattgttattgcgtgttaatttactaagtagataaagtctagccaaggtttagttgcattgttccacaggagttatctgatcttgctcgcggacgactcggccatgacaactgtagaagaacagatggacaaactctgcaggggtcacgggccgacaatgaagtgctaattcacaccacactacattccttagctaatcagcgttgctacagacacaatcgcccctccctttagtgtagcaacgcctctgtaaccagggcaaccaaaacattaaatagaggagcacgtggagggagaactcagaattgatggagattgtaaccgagtttcctctctatcgttctcctcgcgagaaaaggcttaatattctgtctcacttgtggtttgtttgctgttgctcttctcttaatagttattcagtcattgaaataaacctgacaggtgtcaaacccaaggcccaggggccagatacggtccgccacatcattttatgtggcccgcgaagacaaattgaggaaaacgagtttgacacccctgagttAGGGGAACATTCTTATTTtgtcatatattttatttttatgcagtTCCTGTtattataccgtaattttcggactataagtcgcaccggagtataagtctcaccagccataaaatgcccaaaaaagtgaaaaaaacaacaaccatatatatgtatataagtcgctcctgagtataagtaaaaaaaactatgaaaaaaaacgcgacttgtagtcctaaaattacggtagtcgttTTTTTAAGACCCAGAGGTGAGTCTTGTTGAAGTGGCTCGTGACGTAATAAGAGGATGACGTCATGAGAGGAGGACGGAAAAGAAAAAACttctcaatggaaaaaaaaatgcttcatgtaacctccaatttttttttggagtgtgcAACATGAGCCGTCATTTGTTTACAAACATCAAGTTGCCGGGGAAGCCGAACAGGTAGATTGTTGCGTCATgcatttttgagaaaaaaaaaaaaagccttccatgcgtgtttatttattttacttgggGAAGAGGCGGCAGTTTGCAAGACTATGAACACAAGCTGCTATTGTTAGCTGCTCTTCACCTGGCATCGCTCCAGTGTGGCTGTGATGCGTCATGTGGCTGCTTGTGAAAGTACAAAAAAAGTCAGCTGACGGGTTCCTGTTCTTTATATTTCGACTCATTCATGGTTTTCGTCAAAGTGGCTTTCAGCTGCTATGGAAACTCGACTCGCATTGCAGAGAGGACTCCCAAGTGATGATGGAGAAGTTATGACACAAAACACGTTTCTTCCATTCTTAAATAATAGCAGCTCTTTGACAATGAAGAGCACTAAGCTTGTTTTGGAAGCTACAAATATTTCCTCCTCGCTGCAAAGTCTTTTGGTTGacaatgtcaattttttttaaaagtttgcACTGCATCCTAGGTAGAGGTGTTTCCAATATTTTGGATACCTGCTGGAGGAGCTATTTTTAGAAGAAACGTCTAGTATGATGCAATACAATTCACCACCGGTACAAACAGCAAATTAACAAATAtggtgtttctaatattttggatACCCGCTTTAGTCATTggagcaatttctttttttagaaaaaaaaaaactataatgcAATACAATTCAACACCGGTGTAACAAATTAATAAATATTCTGTGGAATTAATTCTTCTCTGACAGACAAAATTGATCATTAATAAATTCATAAAAGTGCCAAATTTGGGGTACACCATGTATTGTAGCTCGTCAGATTGAGTAGGTGTGCCTAATAAAGTGACGGATACATCGAGATGAAGTCAAGGATGTTGCTTCTTACCTTTCAGATGGGAGCAGGTCCGACTGGTGTTTGAGAGACCAAGATATGTCGGATATTCAAGGCTGTAAACAGaagcaggagagagagagggagggagggacggagagAGAGATTACtcttcaaacagaaaaaaaaaaactgaccaatccacaacaagaaaaaatatGTTGTCACTGTTACACTTTGTAAACTTTTCTTAAACTTACAAAAGGaatgtatgtgcgtgcgtgtttgtttaAACCTCTGGGTCACGTCCTCCACAAAAAATAATGAGTAAAAATAAGTTGGACCATTCAACAAAATGTTCTAGGTTATGCAAATGTTCAAAATTGCCTTTTGTGTATTTTCAACAACGAAATAAGAG
This region of Syngnathus typhle isolate RoL2023-S1 ecotype Sweden linkage group LG2, RoL_Styp_1.0, whole genome shotgun sequence genomic DNA includes:
- the LOC133167705 gene encoding coiled-coil domain-containing protein 74A-like — translated: MIMDAPKQSQVGVGPGVQMRRNMGDYAEVHGPYRANRGYSGGLGNSLQPLQVHNGLSNPPRASTLRECELIIRQLYNTNRLQSQQIVRYKELLKDIVLNKRITPENYNLTKAFLADDIWTAIALPALTQGLNSSVAERQRRNRAVHRSHVKGTVR